One window of the Sphaerochaeta associata genome contains the following:
- a CDS encoding ABC transporter permease, with translation MKNALNQPRQLSLGRKMGRHWQFYVIVALPMLYFIIFKYVPMYGVLLAFKRYRVSQGIWNSPWVGFYQFEKFFTNPSSLKIMFNTFSLSMYALVSSIPLAVILAIALNETGSKIWRKSVQMVTYAPYFISTVVMVAILMQFLDPALGLFNAIRAAFGKDSINFMGEAHMFKHIYVWSALWQNTGYNAIIYLAALTGINPELYEAAKVDGVNKFQKIWYVDLPCIKNTIVIMFIMNMGFVMSLGFEKAFLMQNPLNLQTAEIMSTYVYKMGLINSDFSYSTAIDVVNSIINIVLILTFNRIAKSKNKEGGLW, from the coding sequence ATGAAGAACGCACTCAACCAACCACGACAGCTCAGCCTGGGAAGAAAGATGGGCAGACACTGGCAGTTCTATGTCATTGTTGCTCTTCCCATGCTCTACTTCATCATCTTCAAGTACGTTCCCATGTATGGCGTCCTGCTTGCATTCAAGCGGTACCGCGTCAGCCAAGGGATCTGGAACAGCCCCTGGGTGGGCTTCTATCAGTTTGAGAAGTTCTTTACGAACCCCTCGAGCCTGAAGATCATGTTCAACACCTTCTCGCTGAGCATGTACGCCCTGGTCTCATCCATTCCGCTGGCGGTAATTCTAGCCATAGCCCTCAACGAGACCGGCTCGAAAATCTGGCGCAAGAGCGTGCAGATGGTCACCTATGCCCCCTACTTCATCTCCACCGTAGTCATGGTAGCCATCCTGATGCAGTTCCTCGACCCCGCCTTGGGCCTGTTCAATGCGATCAGGGCGGCATTCGGCAAGGATTCGATCAACTTCATGGGTGAAGCCCATATGTTCAAGCACATCTACGTCTGGTCGGCCCTCTGGCAGAACACCGGCTACAACGCGATTATCTACCTGGCCGCCCTCACCGGCATAAACCCCGAGCTTTACGAAGCTGCGAAGGTCGACGGAGTGAACAAGTTCCAGAAAATCTGGTACGTGGACCTGCCCTGCATCAAGAATACCATCGTCATCATGTTCATCATGAACATGGGCTTTGTCATGAGCCTGGGTTTTGAAAAGGCCTTCCTCATGCAGAATCCTCTCAATTTGCAGACCGCCGAGATCATGTCCACCTACGTCTACAAGATGGGCTTGATCAACAGTGACTTCAGCTACTCAACCGCCATCGATGTGGTCAACTCAATCATTAACATCGTCCTGATTTTGACTTTCAACCGCATTGCCAAGAGTAAAAACAAGGAAGGAGGGCTGTGGTAA
- a CDS encoding ABC transporter substrate-binding protein — translation MKHTQRALGFLLIMLLVLGSVFAAGSKEAAAPASTALEDKVSMYASITSIEPIIEAFTADTGVAAENTRLSTARFVSTVLTEFEAGKLAADVLQGPLPVLEILKEQGVIADYVSPMGETYPEWARRDGIYLFGIEYVALIYNTELVAPADVPKRYEDLTDPKWKDQIVMANPASHATTISWLVGLKEHVFATEKEWYDFLRGLAANNPMFVASFSPTPAPIESGEKKIGISMPKYIVTKAPAPLAWAQVSQPMLGSPRAIAITKDAPHPNAAKAFMEYWLSNKAMGMLANEVGEYVLTPGVYPPIKDIEKAEVIAIRELSDEELVKWGAEFEKIFEKK, via the coding sequence ATGAAACACACACAACGTGCTTTGGGTTTTCTCTTGATTATGCTGCTTGTTCTCGGCTCAGTCTTTGCCGCCGGTTCGAAAGAAGCTGCAGCACCTGCCAGTACAGCCTTGGAGGACAAGGTCTCCATGTATGCCAGTATTACCTCCATTGAGCCGATCATCGAAGCATTTACTGCCGATACCGGGGTTGCTGCAGAGAACACCCGACTATCGACTGCACGCTTTGTCTCCACCGTGCTCACCGAGTTCGAAGCCGGCAAGCTTGCCGCCGACGTACTGCAGGGACCGCTTCCGGTGCTGGAAATCCTCAAGGAACAGGGCGTGATCGCCGACTACGTCTCCCCGATGGGCGAGACCTATCCCGAGTGGGCGAGAAGGGACGGCATCTACCTCTTTGGCATTGAATATGTCGCACTCATCTACAACACCGAGCTCGTTGCTCCGGCCGATGTTCCCAAGCGCTATGAAGATTTGACCGATCCCAAGTGGAAGGATCAGATTGTCATGGCAAACCCTGCCAGCCATGCAACGACCATCAGCTGGCTCGTAGGTTTGAAGGAACATGTCTTTGCCACCGAGAAAGAGTGGTATGACTTCCTGCGCGGTCTTGCTGCCAACAACCCGATGTTCGTCGCATCCTTCAGCCCGACTCCCGCCCCGATCGAGAGCGGTGAGAAGAAAATCGGCATTTCGATGCCCAAGTACATCGTAACCAAAGCTCCGGCTCCGCTGGCGTGGGCACAGGTATCGCAGCCGATGCTCGGCAGCCCCCGAGCCATTGCCATCACCAAGGACGCCCCCCATCCCAACGCTGCGAAAGCATTCATGGAGTACTGGCTTTCCAACAAGGCCATGGGCATGCTGGCAAACGAAGTCGGCGAGTATGTGCTGACTCCGGGTGTCTACCCCCCGATCAAGGATATCGAGAAGGCTGAGGTCATCGCCATTCGCGAGCTTTCCGACGAGGAACTGGTGAAGTGGGGTGCTGAGTTCGAAAAGATTTTCGAAAAGAAATAA
- a CDS encoding ABC transporter substrate-binding protein, producing MKKTLCIVLLVALLLPASLVAQGSKESATAKSTVEYTPVGTFPIVKTPITVDIMVAQPPCVEDYNTNRFTKYMEELTGIKVNYIMIPEQAATEKLALVLASGDYPDAFLGFGVNNTLETTYGAQEGLFMPLNKFYSKEWMPNMMKAFEEFPGGIGFMTNIDGNIYSLPRLEGCYHCSNQAKLFVYQPFLDKLGMKMPTTTDEFYQVLKAMKEQDANGNGKADEIPLAGSIIGWSDQVERFLLNSFIYTDLDTNINANADDNVGYMMNNGKVDTAVNKPAFREGLAFINKLYKEGLLYNGSFTQDSSQLTQLVESSAQPVVGFAAGGWRGQFATIGGERFNNFRAIAPLKGPKGAQYSVAFFQNPEIGELVLSSDTKYAEAIMRYFDFMYSPEGTLLQRNGFKGEAWDWAKSGQVGLDGKPAVWQQLKLWNDKDPQNDTWIQTYTAAMTPSLKNGLASKPMTQDNPEYYLPGNNEKTLFDETFNLYKPYEDTSVEVPVLKYTAEESEKFSTVKRELANYIRQSAVKFMVGSLDVNDDKVWNEYVANLEKLQLKSVLDLMNTAYARQYK from the coding sequence ATGAAGAAAACGTTGTGTATCGTATTGCTGGTCGCTCTTTTGCTGCCGGCCTCGCTGGTTGCCCAAGGCTCGAAGGAGAGTGCTACGGCAAAATCTACTGTTGAGTATACCCCTGTCGGGACCTTCCCGATCGTGAAGACCCCCATTACGGTGGACATCATGGTCGCTCAGCCCCCCTGTGTCGAGGATTACAACACCAACCGGTTCACCAAGTACATGGAAGAACTGACCGGTATCAAGGTGAACTACATCATGATTCCCGAGCAGGCCGCAACCGAAAAGCTCGCCTTGGTTCTGGCAAGCGGCGATTACCCCGATGCCTTTCTTGGCTTTGGTGTAAACAATACTTTGGAAACCACCTATGGTGCTCAGGAAGGCCTCTTCATGCCGCTGAACAAGTTCTACTCCAAAGAGTGGATGCCCAACATGATGAAAGCTTTTGAAGAGTTCCCCGGCGGTATCGGGTTCATGACCAATATCGACGGAAACATCTACTCGCTTCCCCGCCTCGAAGGTTGCTACCACTGCTCCAACCAGGCAAAGCTGTTCGTCTACCAGCCCTTCCTTGACAAGCTTGGCATGAAGATGCCCACCACCACCGATGAGTTCTACCAGGTGCTGAAGGCCATGAAGGAACAGGACGCCAACGGCAACGGCAAGGCAGACGAAATTCCACTCGCCGGCTCCATCATCGGCTGGTCCGACCAAGTCGAGCGCTTCTTGCTCAACTCCTTCATCTACACCGACCTGGACACCAACATTAACGCCAACGCCGATGACAACGTAGGCTACATGATGAACAACGGCAAGGTCGACACCGCTGTGAACAAGCCGGCTTTCCGTGAGGGTCTTGCCTTCATCAATAAGCTGTACAAGGAAGGTCTGCTCTATAACGGATCCTTCACCCAGGATTCCAGCCAGCTGACCCAGCTCGTCGAGAGCTCAGCCCAGCCGGTCGTCGGTTTTGCAGCTGGTGGTTGGAGAGGCCAGTTCGCCACTATTGGTGGAGAGCGTTTCAACAACTTCCGCGCCATTGCCCCCCTGAAAGGACCCAAAGGCGCACAGTACTCGGTTGCTTTCTTCCAGAATCCTGAAATCGGTGAACTGGTGCTCAGCAGCGACACCAAGTATGCCGAAGCCATCATGCGCTACTTCGATTTCATGTACAGCCCCGAAGGCACTCTTCTGCAGCGCAACGGCTTCAAAGGTGAGGCTTGGGATTGGGCGAAGAGCGGCCAGGTCGGTCTCGATGGAAAGCCTGCCGTTTGGCAGCAGCTGAAACTTTGGAACGACAAGGATCCCCAGAACGACACCTGGATCCAGACCTACACCGCAGCCATGACTCCGTCCTTGAAGAACGGCTTGGCCTCCAAGCCCATGACTCAGGACAATCCCGAGTACTACCTGCCGGGCAACAATGAAAAGACCCTCTTTGACGAGACATTCAACCTGTACAAGCCCTACGAGGACACCTCGGTGGAAGTTCCCGTACTGAAGTATACAGCCGAAGAGAGTGAGAAGTTCTCAACCGTCAAGCGTGAGCTTGCCAATTACATCCGCCAGAGTGCCGTCAAGTTCATGGTTGGTTCGTTGGATGTCAACGACGACAAGGTATGGAACGAGTACGTTGCAAACCTGGAGAAGCTGCAGTTGAAGTCGGTTCTCGACCTCATGAACACTGCCTACGCTCGCCAGTACAAATAA
- a CDS encoding sulfatase family protein: protein MRKKPNIVYILADDLGYGDVSSLNPDCPFVTSHFDRLAQQGMCFTDAHATSAVCTPSRYSIITGRYNWRSQLKSYVLGGFSPPLIDENRKTVAQLLKRGGYATHAVGKWHLGMDLPKQEGFVEASEFGDSHPIDYTKPIKGGPISVGFDSYYGISGSLDMPPYVYIKDDMFTAVPTRITRGTGKGFWREGLTADDFVHEEVLDHLTDKALEVIRENRQRPFFLYFALPAPHTPILPHPRFRGKSNTNAYGDFVLHCDDVVGRVLDELKENGIDEHTLVIFTSDNGCSPMADFAELARFGHNPSYHFRGMKSDIFEGGHRVPLLMRWPEVIAPHSISNHLVCLSDFYATAADILGFGLAEDEAVDSVSLLPLLSDTTHPEVRDSLVHQSLDGSLSLRKGAYKLEMCKGSGGWSYPSSGSEDAQNLPSVQLYNLECDIAETVNVQAEHPDLVAAMRQELACLVREGRSTSGPRQLNDGVAVWETVAWLDD, encoded by the coding sequence GTGCGAAAGAAGCCGAACATCGTCTATATACTTGCAGATGATCTGGGCTACGGTGATGTCTCATCACTGAATCCCGATTGTCCTTTCGTCACCTCCCACTTCGACCGTTTGGCACAACAGGGCATGTGCTTCACCGACGCCCATGCCACCAGTGCCGTCTGCACCCCCAGTCGATACAGCATCATCACCGGGCGCTATAACTGGCGTTCACAGCTGAAGAGCTATGTGCTGGGTGGGTTTTCTCCGCCCCTTATTGATGAAAACAGAAAAACTGTGGCCCAACTCCTCAAACGAGGCGGGTACGCCACCCATGCAGTAGGCAAGTGGCATCTTGGCATGGACCTTCCCAAACAGGAAGGGTTTGTTGAGGCCTCTGAGTTCGGTGACAGCCATCCCATCGACTATACCAAGCCCATCAAAGGCGGACCTATCAGCGTCGGCTTCGATTCCTATTACGGGATCAGCGGTTCACTGGATATGCCACCCTACGTCTATATCAAGGATGACATGTTCACTGCAGTTCCCACCAGGATCACCAGAGGCACAGGCAAGGGTTTTTGGCGCGAGGGTTTGACCGCCGATGATTTTGTCCATGAAGAGGTGCTTGACCATCTCACCGACAAGGCCTTGGAAGTGATCAGGGAGAACAGGCAGCGACCGTTCTTTCTCTACTTTGCCCTCCCGGCCCCCCATACTCCCATTCTTCCCCATCCAAGGTTCAGGGGAAAGTCGAACACCAATGCCTATGGGGATTTTGTCCTTCACTGCGATGATGTGGTGGGTAGGGTGCTCGATGAGCTCAAAGAGAACGGCATCGATGAGCACACCCTGGTCATCTTCACCAGCGACAACGGTTGCTCGCCGATGGCCGACTTTGCAGAGCTTGCACGGTTCGGGCACAACCCAAGCTACCACTTCAGGGGTATGAAATCGGACATTTTTGAAGGTGGACACCGGGTGCCGCTTCTGATGCGCTGGCCTGAGGTGATAGCGCCGCATTCAATTTCCAACCACCTTGTCTGCCTATCCGATTTCTATGCTACTGCCGCCGATATTCTTGGTTTCGGCTTGGCCGAGGATGAGGCGGTGGATAGTGTGAGCCTTCTGCCGTTGCTCTCAGACACTACTCACCCTGAAGTACGAGATTCATTGGTCCATCAGAGCCTTGACGGTTCGCTATCCCTGAGAAAAGGAGCATACAAGCTTGAGATGTGCAAAGGCTCGGGCGGGTGGTCATACCCTTCAAGCGGAAGCGAGGATGCACAGAATCTTCCTTCCGTGCAGTTGTACAACCTTGAGTGCGATATTGCAGAGACGGTGAATGTGCAGGCCGAGCACCCTGATCTGGTAGCTGCCATGAGACAAGAACTTGCCTGCCTCGTAAGGGAAGGCAGAAGTACATCCGGCCCCCGACAGCTCAACGACGGGGTTGCTGTTTGGGAGACGGTTGCCTGGCTTGACGACTGA
- a CDS encoding carbohydrate ABC transporter permease — translation MHYKRKELATDRVFSLVVNSFLFISLVIVLYPLLYIVACSFSEPQAVMAKKVWLFPVNFDLVSYKAVFTNKQIGTGYMNSLYYMVTGTVVSVLLTMLLAYPLSRKEFYGRSVVTKLILFTMLFTGGTIPLYLVVRNLGIYDSRWAIILPNAITVWNVIIARTFLQENISDELYEAAEIDGCSDIRFLISFVFPLSGAIVAVLALFYAVGQWNKYFDALLYLQKQALYPLQIVLRNILIINRNTPSMTVDVEAAIRAQGLSETIRYAVIVVASVPLLVIYPFVQRFFVKGVMIGSVKG, via the coding sequence ATGCACTACAAACGAAAAGAACTTGCAACAGACCGAGTGTTTTCATTGGTAGTGAACAGCTTTCTGTTCATAAGCCTGGTCATCGTCCTCTATCCGCTGCTGTATATCGTCGCCTGCTCGTTCAGTGAGCCGCAGGCAGTGATGGCCAAGAAGGTGTGGCTCTTTCCCGTCAATTTTGATTTGGTAAGCTACAAGGCAGTCTTTACCAACAAGCAGATTGGAACCGGCTATATGAACAGCCTCTACTATATGGTGACAGGGACTGTGGTCAGCGTGCTGCTTACCATGTTGCTCGCCTATCCGCTTTCGCGCAAGGAGTTCTACGGGCGCTCGGTGGTGACCAAGCTCATCCTCTTTACCATGCTCTTCACCGGTGGAACCATCCCCCTGTACCTGGTGGTGCGCAACCTCGGCATCTACGACTCCAGGTGGGCGATCATCCTTCCCAACGCCATTACCGTTTGGAACGTCATTATAGCCCGCACCTTCCTGCAGGAGAACATCTCCGATGAGCTGTACGAAGCAGCCGAAATCGATGGCTGCTCGGACATTCGCTTCCTTATCTCGTTCGTCTTCCCCCTAAGCGGTGCGATAGTGGCCGTCCTTGCCCTTTTCTATGCAGTAGGGCAGTGGAACAAGTACTTCGATGCCCTGTTGTATCTGCAGAAGCAGGCCCTCTATCCCCTGCAGATTGTGCTGCGCAATATTCTGATCATCAACCGCAACACTCCCTCAATGACCGTCGATGTCGAGGCCGCCATCAGGGCTCAGGGCCTCAGCGAGACGATCCGCTATGCAGTCATCGTTGTAGCCAGTGTTCCGCTTCTGGTAATCTACCCGTTCGTGCAAAGGTTTTTCGTCAAGGGAGTCATGATCGGCTCCGTCAAAGGTTAG
- a CDS encoding alpha-L-fucosidase, with the protein MKREAVQQWLDLQFGLFIHFGLYSLPGGVWKGKPITRGYSEQILSHGYLPQADYEALTSQFNLPEFDPKHIVATAKRAGMKYLVITSKHHDGFCLFDTATTDYNSTKAACRRDIVKDLSDECRKQGLAFGIYFSWIDWHFADALPISSHNSDQIPESHQKLNIAQLTELLSNYGSICELWMDMGAPTDEQSQEVYDLVQRLQPTCMVNGRIWNDKQDFLTMGDNQLPTVPLNCPWQTPASIYKETWGYRSWQVRGNRDEKIKELTNTARSVVKEGGNYLLNIGLMGNGAIQGFEQEVLEGIGDELAKEPLRRETMKRTLPRVLPDQACPKPLMLHRYTGTEYYSYRPIPTTLCWTLEQDEDTRLSIGWLSEQGIAKEQKLCLEVGGNRYCSSLQKSRTSDFFITGLQLKKGTHEICLHTIGDELKRSELVDTTIRLVLRKEETL; encoded by the coding sequence ATGAAACGCGAAGCAGTACAACAGTGGCTCGACCTTCAGTTCGGCCTCTTCATTCATTTCGGGCTCTACTCTCTTCCCGGCGGGGTGTGGAAGGGAAAACCCATCACCCGGGGCTACTCCGAGCAGATACTCTCCCACGGCTACCTGCCCCAGGCCGACTATGAGGCTTTGACCAGCCAGTTCAACCTTCCGGAGTTTGATCCAAAGCATATTGTTGCTACGGCAAAGCGGGCTGGAATGAAGTATCTGGTTATTACAAGCAAGCACCATGATGGATTCTGTTTGTTCGACACCGCCACCACCGACTACAACAGCACCAAAGCCGCCTGCAGGCGCGATATCGTGAAGGACCTCAGCGACGAGTGTCGGAAACAAGGGCTTGCCTTCGGAATTTACTTTTCCTGGATCGATTGGCACTTCGCCGATGCCCTGCCCATCAGCAGTCATAACAGCGACCAAATCCCTGAATCTCACCAGAAGCTGAACATCGCCCAGCTTACCGAGCTTCTTTCCAACTACGGATCCATCTGTGAGCTGTGGATGGATATGGGAGCTCCCACAGACGAGCAAAGCCAGGAAGTCTACGATCTGGTACAGAGATTGCAGCCCACCTGCATGGTCAATGGGAGAATCTGGAACGACAAGCAGGATTTCTTGACGATGGGAGACAACCAGCTACCCACCGTCCCTTTGAATTGTCCGTGGCAGACCCCGGCATCCATCTATAAGGAGACGTGGGGATACCGCAGCTGGCAGGTTCGTGGAAACAGGGATGAGAAAATCAAGGAACTAACCAATACTGCCCGCAGTGTCGTGAAGGAAGGTGGCAATTACCTGCTCAACATCGGTCTGATGGGAAATGGCGCCATCCAGGGCTTTGAGCAGGAGGTGCTTGAGGGGATTGGAGACGAGCTTGCCAAAGAGCCGCTGAGAAGAGAGACGATGAAGAGAACCCTTCCAAGAGTACTCCCAGACCAAGCCTGTCCCAAGCCCTTGATGCTTCATCGTTATACGGGAACAGAGTACTACTCCTACCGCCCCATCCCCACCACCCTTTGCTGGACCCTTGAGCAGGATGAGGACACCAGGCTTTCCATCGGGTGGCTGAGTGAGCAAGGCATTGCCAAGGAGCAAAAGCTCTGCCTTGAGGTTGGAGGAAATCGTTACTGCAGTTCCCTCCAAAAGAGCCGCACTTCTGATTTTTTCATCACTGGTTTACAGCTGAAGAAAGGAACTCATGAAATTTGTTTGCATACAATCGGCGATGAGCTGAAGAGAAGCGAGCTTGTCGATACCACCATACGACTGGTACTGAGAAAGGAAGAAACACTATGA
- a CDS encoding excisionase, whose amino-acid sequence MIPAKYICMHRDDEVAVLEFNSEDGYLLRVLEIRNIHLVPYRAHINVENFAAWWRDRAVPKTQGYILEVLRQYNIPTTQSFLLRNLGLSLNDHYWVKPLESSLHWDEVSLFSNNFSESFSVLQDTNRFRSFSPSASTGGDLPKKWVIKGGIRYLIKDSVGLSVQQSLNEVFATAIHASQQQSGRYVPYELIQEKTNGRLACSCACFTSNVLEFIPAWDLVGSESLAKSSPLFSRFIAKAIEGGLGEDVVYSFLDYQIVTDFLLSNVDRHLNNFGVLRDTYSLDFVGMAPIFDSGNSMFYQNPLMAKSAIELLKLQTRGFFTTERRHVEHVRNLGCVDVSLLPIEEDAKLLYAQDKVLHATGYDAIIAQGYRWKVAFLEELQSGVSFGTLYQRICSEVRNGRMY is encoded by the coding sequence ATGATACCTGCCAAGTACATCTGCATGCATAGGGATGATGAGGTCGCCGTATTGGAATTCAATTCGGAGGACGGTTATCTTCTTCGTGTCTTGGAAATAAGAAATATACATTTGGTCCCCTACCGGGCACACATCAACGTTGAAAATTTTGCTGCATGGTGGCGAGATCGGGCGGTTCCTAAGACCCAAGGCTATATCCTGGAGGTTTTGCGGCAATACAATATCCCAACCACTCAGAGCTTCTTGCTTAGGAATCTAGGGTTGAGCTTGAACGACCATTACTGGGTCAAGCCGCTTGAGAGTTCTCTGCATTGGGATGAGGTCAGTCTATTTTCCAACAATTTCAGCGAGAGTTTCTCAGTATTGCAGGACACCAACCGGTTCAGGTCCTTTTCGCCTTCTGCCTCTACAGGGGGTGATCTTCCAAAGAAATGGGTGATCAAGGGTGGAATACGATACCTCATAAAGGATAGTGTAGGGCTTTCTGTTCAACAAAGTTTGAATGAGGTGTTTGCGACAGCTATTCACGCATCGCAGCAACAAAGTGGCAGGTATGTGCCTTATGAATTGATACAGGAGAAAACCAATGGTCGACTTGCCTGTTCGTGTGCCTGCTTTACTTCCAATGTTTTGGAGTTCATTCCCGCATGGGACTTGGTTGGCAGCGAATCCTTGGCCAAGAGCTCTCCTTTGTTTAGCCGGTTCATAGCCAAGGCAATTGAAGGTGGTTTGGGAGAGGATGTGGTGTATTCTTTTCTGGATTATCAGATTGTCACCGATTTCCTGCTTTCCAATGTCGACCGGCATTTGAATAACTTTGGTGTGCTAAGGGATACATATTCCTTGGATTTTGTTGGTATGGCTCCTATATTCGATTCAGGAAATTCAATGTTTTATCAGAATCCTCTTATGGCCAAGTCTGCAATAGAACTCTTGAAGTTGCAGACCCGTGGTTTTTTCACAACCGAACGACGACATGTCGAACATGTGAGAAATCTTGGCTGTGTCGATGTTTCTCTCTTGCCTATTGAAGAGGATGCGAAGCTTCTCTATGCGCAGGACAAGGTTCTTCATGCAACCGGGTATGACGCCATTATTGCTCAAGGATATCGCTGGAAAGTAGCATTTCTTGAGGAGCTGCAGAGTGGAGTCAGCTTTGGAACACTGTACCAGAGAATATGCTCAGAAGTAAGGAATGGGCGCATGTATTGA
- a CDS encoding helix-turn-helix transcriptional regulator — protein sequence MRKPEHKIPASRTLLLFLPALILCFVILILAQNWMLMTVRRDKQEQTYSMLHLIRSTTDLSLDQMYKLSQMLLLDNDIAKFIYQGEIESGSVDIQTLIDAKGVLPTATNINAMLAEVYIYSNRSGYILSSQNAFLEPEKMYPSMFAFEGLNYRQFRSKYLTPAFNRSFFPQTDALVHGRNRSVIPLVQTFPLNNPAANAGKIMLLLDSSYIVDLLSQQIEGASPTVYVTDSKGTVITYSGDPAFILGDGYADGQHRVSIEGQEYVLSALSSNASGLRFFSLLSLKQINAMLNPMWPLLVILSIGMFLLLSFFAVYMLARSNRHWTELLGLVDVSGKPLPYEQAVGYIKNIVEEDRSKVRQAGGTPFITDTFFRRLIHGKMLGTAEIQAMLKQVQKDIDLNSPNTFQMVHIAIHDVQDFLSSDRLEDIDFTRIAAQKQAMRAFGQQYYLYMDFSFSIWIMLWHGDGRFLDTQIDQFYKEFIQVSPCITSMAVSSAKHSLDEIFSATNECSEVQQSLLSEKQVEIMRRYTELSLKREPYHYSLDMERKLSVAVMKGERQALEEILRTIEQDNFVARNLGPEEHANLMKVLYATAIKLSQSLRLTLHQSVFESYAEVKQFFLSQALAINRAKSDKDEVLVQRIIGYIHDHYADPGLNLSNMAGDFGLKESFLYHFMQTRMETSFAQYLEAYRLERALALFAEKQMTISEITSFCGYSNAQTFRRAFQKRYGMLPSDYQKTVLYQKK from the coding sequence ATGAGAAAGCCTGAGCATAAAATTCCTGCATCCAGAACACTGCTGTTGTTCCTTCCCGCCCTCATACTCTGTTTTGTCATACTCATTCTCGCCCAAAACTGGATGTTGATGACCGTGCGCAGGGACAAGCAGGAGCAGACCTACTCGATGCTCCACCTCATTCGTTCCACCACCGACCTTTCGCTGGACCAGATGTACAAGCTCAGCCAGATGCTGCTCTTGGACAACGATATCGCCAAATTCATCTACCAGGGAGAGATCGAGAGCGGTTCGGTAGATATTCAGACCCTCATCGATGCAAAAGGCGTCCTGCCTACGGCAACAAACATCAATGCCATGCTGGCCGAGGTCTACATATACTCCAACCGCAGCGGCTATATCCTCTCTTCTCAGAATGCCTTCCTGGAACCTGAGAAAATGTACCCTTCCATGTTCGCCTTCGAGGGATTGAACTACCGTCAGTTCCGCAGCAAGTACCTGACACCCGCCTTCAACCGTTCCTTCTTTCCCCAAACCGATGCCTTGGTGCATGGGAGAAATCGGTCGGTCATTCCGTTGGTCCAGACGTTTCCTTTGAATAATCCCGCAGCCAATGCGGGCAAGATCATGCTGCTGCTCGACAGCAGCTACATCGTGGACTTGCTTTCGCAGCAGATAGAGGGGGCGAGCCCCACCGTCTATGTCACAGACAGCAAGGGAACCGTGATCACCTACTCGGGCGACCCCGCCTTCATCCTGGGGGATGGGTATGCCGACGGTCAGCATCGAGTGTCCATTGAAGGCCAGGAGTATGTGCTCTCGGCCCTTTCCTCGAACGCAAGCGGTCTGAGGTTTTTCAGCCTGCTCTCGCTCAAACAGATCAACGCCATGCTCAATCCCATGTGGCCTTTGCTGGTGATTCTCAGCATCGGGATGTTCCTGCTGCTCTCCTTCTTTGCCGTCTATATGCTTGCACGCAGCAACCGCCACTGGACCGAGCTGCTCGGCTTGGTCGATGTAAGCGGGAAACCGCTTCCCTATGAGCAGGCGGTCGGGTACATCAAGAATATCGTTGAGGAGGACCGAAGCAAGGTACGCCAAGCCGGTGGCACTCCCTTTATCACCGACACATTCTTTCGTCGATTGATTCACGGGAAAATGCTGGGGACAGCCGAGATTCAGGCGATGCTCAAGCAGGTCCAGAAGGATATCGATTTGAACTCTCCCAACACCTTCCAAATGGTGCATATCGCGATCCACGATGTGCAGGATTTTCTATCCAGTGATCGGCTGGAGGACATCGACTTCACCCGAATTGCGGCCCAAAAGCAGGCGATGCGTGCGTTCGGCCAGCAGTACTACCTCTACATGGACTTCTCATTCTCGATTTGGATCATGCTCTGGCATGGTGACGGCCGCTTTCTGGATACACAGATCGATCAGTTCTATAAGGAGTTCATCCAAGTCTCGCCTTGTATCACGAGCATGGCGGTCAGTTCGGCCAAGCACAGTCTTGATGAGATTTTCTCGGCGACCAATGAGTGCAGCGAGGTCCAGCAGAGTCTGCTCAGTGAGAAACAGGTGGAAATCATGCGCCGTTATACCGAGTTGAGCCTCAAGCGTGAGCCGTACCACTACAGCCTCGATATGGAGCGAAAGCTCTCCGTTGCCGTCATGAAAGGGGAGCGGCAGGCCTTGGAGGAGATCCTGAGGACCATCGAGCAGGATAACTTTGTTGCCAGGAATCTGGGGCCTGAAGAGCATGCCAATCTCATGAAGGTTCTCTATGCGACGGCGATCAAGCTCAGTCAGAGCCTCAGGCTGACACTCCACCAGTCGGTGTTTGAGTCGTATGCCGAGGTCAAGCAGTTCTTTCTCTCCCAGGCGTTGGCGATCAACAGGGCAAAGAGTGATAAGGATGAGGTGCTCGTCCAACGGATTATTGGCTATATACACGACCATTATGCCGACCCGGGCTTGAACCTCTCCAATATGGCGGGTGACTTCGGCTTGAAGGAGAGCTTTCTCTACCACTTCATGCAGACCCGCATGGAGACATCGTTTGCCCAGTATTTGGAGGCGTACCGCCTTGAGCGCGCTCTTGCCCTGTTTGCCGAGAAGCAGATGACGATCAGTGAGATCACCTCCTTCTGTGGGTACTCCAATGCCCAGACCTTCCGCAGGGCGTTCCAAAAGCGTTATGGCATGCTTCCCTCCGATTACCAGAAAACGGTTCTGTATCAGAAGAAGTAG